A genomic window from Synechococcus sp. CBW1107 includes:
- the psaC gene encoding photosystem I iron-sulfur center protein PsaC, producing the protein MSHSVKIYDTCIGCTQCVRACPLDVLEMVPWDGCKAGQIASSPRTEDCVGCKRCETACPTDFLSIRVYLGDETSRSMGLAY; encoded by the coding sequence ATGTCCCATTCAGTCAAGATCTACGACACTTGCATCGGCTGCACCCAGTGTGTCCGTGCCTGCCCTCTCGACGTGCTCGAGATGGTTCCCTGGGACGGCTGCAAAGCTGGCCAGATCGCCTCATCGCCTCGCACCGAAGACTGCGTCGGCTGCAAGCGCTGCGAAACCGCTTGCCCCACCGACTTCCTCAGCATCCGCGTCTATCTCGGAGATGAAACCAGCCGGAGCATGGGTCTGGCCTACTGA
- the acpP gene encoding acyl carrier protein, giving the protein MSQEAIFEKVRSIVAEQLSVDAAEVKPESNFQNDLGADSLDTVELVMALEEAFDIEIPDESAEGITTVGDAVKYILDKQA; this is encoded by the coding sequence ATGTCACAGGAAGCGATCTTCGAGAAAGTCCGTTCGATCGTTGCCGAGCAGCTCAGCGTCGATGCCGCTGAAGTGAAACCAGAGTCGAACTTCCAGAACGATCTGGGCGCTGACTCGCTCGACACGGTGGAACTGGTCATGGCCCTGGAAGAGGCCTTCGACATCGAGATTCCCGATGAGTCGGCCGAAGGCATCACCACCGTCGGTGACGCCGTCAAGTACATCCTGGACAAGCAGGCCTGA
- the fabF gene encoding beta-ketoacyl-ACP synthase II — MVEGLRRVVVTGLGAVTPIGNDVTQYWDGLRLGFNGVAPITLFDASRHACRFAAEVKNFDPSGMLDRKETKRWDRFCQFGVVASKQAVDQAQLLIDESTQHRIGVAIGSGVGGLLMMESQAHVLADRGPDRVSPFCVPMMIPNMAAGLTAIALGAKGPSSAVSTACAAGSNAIGDAFRLIQLGLADAMVCGGAESAITPLGVAGFASAKALSFRNDDPATASRPFDAERNGFVIGEGAGILVLESLENARARGVEILAEVVGYGMTCDAHHITSPTPGGLGGAEAMRLAMADARVEPEEVDYVNAHGTSTQANDSNETAAIKAALGEHAYRIPVSSTKSMTGHLLGGSGGIEAVAAVLAIGHNLVPPTINYQNPDPACDLDVVPNQAREQKLNVVLSNSFGFGGHNVCLAFRRMR, encoded by the coding sequence ATGGTGGAGGGTCTCCGCCGTGTCGTGGTCACGGGCCTCGGCGCGGTCACACCGATCGGTAACGACGTCACCCAGTACTGGGACGGGTTGCGGCTCGGCTTCAACGGGGTGGCGCCGATCACCCTGTTCGATGCCTCACGGCATGCCTGCCGGTTCGCGGCCGAGGTGAAGAACTTCGATCCAAGCGGAATGCTGGATCGCAAGGAGACCAAGCGCTGGGACCGTTTCTGCCAGTTCGGTGTGGTGGCCTCCAAGCAGGCGGTTGACCAGGCGCAGCTCCTGATCGACGAGAGCACCCAGCACCGCATCGGTGTGGCGATCGGCTCGGGCGTGGGCGGCCTGCTGATGATGGAAAGCCAGGCCCATGTGCTCGCCGACCGGGGACCTGACCGGGTCAGCCCGTTCTGCGTGCCGATGATGATTCCCAACATGGCGGCCGGCCTGACCGCGATCGCCCTGGGCGCCAAGGGTCCGAGCAGCGCCGTTTCAACGGCCTGTGCGGCTGGATCCAACGCCATCGGTGATGCCTTCCGCCTGATCCAGCTCGGCCTGGCCGACGCCATGGTCTGCGGCGGAGCCGAATCGGCGATCACTCCCCTGGGGGTGGCCGGCTTCGCCAGTGCCAAGGCGCTCTCCTTCCGCAACGACGACCCCGCAACCGCCAGCCGCCCCTTCGACGCCGAGCGCAACGGCTTCGTGATCGGTGAGGGCGCAGGCATCCTGGTGCTCGAAAGCCTCGAGAACGCCCGCGCCCGGGGAGTCGAGATCCTCGCCGAGGTGGTGGGCTACGGCATGACCTGCGACGCCCACCACATCACCTCCCCGACTCCGGGGGGCCTCGGTGGCGCCGAAGCGATGCGGCTGGCCATGGCTGATGCCCGGGTGGAGCCCGAGGAGGTCGACTACGTCAATGCCCACGGCACCAGCACCCAGGCCAACGACAGCAACGAGACCGCGGCGATCAAGGCGGCCCTGGGCGAGCACGCCTATCGCATCCCCGTCAGTTCGACCAAGTCGATGACCGGGCACCTGCTCGGCGGCAGCGGCGGCATCGAGGCGGTGGCCGCCGTGCTCGCGATAGGCCACAACCTCGTACCACCTACCATCAATTATCAAAATCCGGATCCGGCCTGTGATCTGGATGTCGTGCCCAATCAGGCGCGGGAACAGAAACTGAACGTCGTGCTCTCGAATTCATTCGGATTTGGCGGCCACAACGTCTGTCTCGCCTTCCGTCGGATGCGCTGA
- the tkt gene encoding transketolase, which produces MVAAPTVDTLSVDNLCVNSIRFLAIDAINKSNSGHPGLPMGAAPMAYALWDKHLRHNPANPKWFNRDRFVLSAGHGCMLLYALLHLTGYDSVSLEDIKQFRQWGSKTPGHPETFETPGVEVTTGPLGQGISNAVGLAIAEAHLAAKFNRPGADLIDHHTYVIMGDGCHQEGISGEAASLAGHLGLGKLIALYDDNHITIDGNTKVSFTEDVLKRYEAYGWHVQHVADGNTDIDAIGRAIEAAKAVTDRPSLIKVTTTIGYGSPNKADTAGVHGAALGAEEADLTRKSLGWTYGPFEIPEQAYDQWRKARERGAALEAEWDNTLAAYRSEYPAEAAEFERMLRGELPQGWDRNLPRFTPEDKGLATRQYSYNVLNAIGPDLPELIGGSADLTHSNLTDIKGEGSFQKGSEANRYLHFGVREHAMAAILNGIAYHDSGLIPYGGTFLVFAGYMVGAMRLSALSELGVIYVLTHDSIGLGEDGPTHQPVETLASLRSIPNLLVIRPGDGNETSGAYQVAVTNRKRPTVLALSRQAMVNQPNSAPEHVAKGGYILDDSNGSPDLILIGSGTELDLCVKAARELRSEGHNVRVVSMPCVELFEEQDAGYRESVLPAAVRKRLVVEASGSFGWHKYVGLDGDTVSIDRFGASAPGPVCLEKFGFTVENVVAKAKAL; this is translated from the coding sequence ATGGTCGCCGCCCCCACAGTGGACACCCTGTCCGTCGACAACCTCTGCGTCAACAGCATTCGCTTCCTGGCGATCGACGCGATCAACAAGTCCAACTCGGGGCACCCCGGCCTGCCGATGGGCGCGGCACCCATGGCCTATGCCCTCTGGGACAAGCACCTGCGCCACAACCCGGCCAACCCCAAGTGGTTCAACCGCGACCGCTTCGTGCTCTCGGCCGGCCATGGCTGCATGCTCCTCTATGCGCTGCTGCACCTGACCGGCTACGACAGTGTGTCCCTGGAGGACATCAAGCAGTTCCGCCAGTGGGGTTCCAAGACCCCCGGCCACCCGGAAACCTTCGAGACTCCCGGGGTCGAGGTCACCACGGGGCCTCTGGGGCAGGGCATCTCCAACGCCGTCGGTCTGGCCATCGCCGAGGCCCATCTGGCCGCGAAATTCAACCGTCCGGGCGCCGACCTGATCGATCACCACACCTACGTGATCATGGGCGACGGTTGCCACCAGGAGGGCATCTCCGGTGAAGCCGCCTCCCTGGCCGGTCACCTGGGCCTGGGCAAGCTGATCGCCCTCTACGACGACAACCACATCACGATCGACGGCAACACCAAGGTGTCGTTCACCGAGGATGTGCTCAAGCGTTACGAGGCCTACGGCTGGCATGTGCAGCACGTGGCTGATGGCAACACGGACATCGACGCGATCGGCCGGGCAATCGAAGCGGCGAAGGCCGTCACCGACAGGCCCAGCCTGATCAAGGTCACCACCACCATCGGCTACGGCTCCCCCAACAAGGCCGACACGGCCGGGGTGCACGGCGCCGCTCTGGGCGCTGAGGAAGCCGATCTCACCCGCAAGTCGCTGGGATGGACCTACGGCCCGTTCGAGATTCCCGAGCAGGCCTACGACCAGTGGCGCAAGGCCCGCGAGCGCGGCGCGGCCCTGGAGGCCGAGTGGGACAACACCCTGGCGGCCTACCGCAGCGAGTACCCGGCCGAAGCCGCCGAATTCGAGCGCATGCTGCGCGGTGAACTGCCCCAGGGCTGGGACAGGAATCTGCCCCGCTTCACCCCCGAAGACAAGGGCCTGGCCACCCGTCAGTACTCCTACAACGTGCTCAACGCGATCGGTCCCGACCTGCCCGAGCTGATCGGTGGTTCCGCCGACCTCACCCACTCCAACCTCACCGACATCAAGGGGGAAGGCAGCTTCCAGAAGGGCAGCGAAGCCAACCGCTACCTGCACTTCGGAGTGCGCGAGCACGCGATGGCAGCGATTCTCAACGGTATCGCCTATCACGACAGTGGCCTGATTCCCTATGGCGGCACCTTCCTGGTGTTTGCCGGCTACATGGTGGGAGCCATGCGCCTCTCGGCCCTGTCCGAACTGGGGGTGATCTATGTGCTCACCCACGACTCGATCGGTCTTGGCGAAGACGGCCCCACCCACCAGCCGGTGGAAACCCTGGCCTCGCTGCGATCGATCCCCAACCTGCTGGTGATCCGCCCTGGTGATGGCAACGAGACCAGCGGCGCCTACCAGGTGGCGGTGACCAACCGCAAGCGGCCCACGGTGCTGGCCCTCAGCCGCCAGGCGATGGTGAACCAGCCCAATTCGGCACCAGAGCATGTGGCCAAGGGTGGCTACATCCTCGACGACAGCAACGGCAGCCCCGATCTCATCCTGATCGGCTCCGGCACCGAACTGGATCTCTGCGTCAAAGCCGCCCGGGAGTTGCGCAGCGAGGGCCACAACGTGCGTGTGGTGTCCATGCCCTGCGTGGAGCTCTTTGAGGAACAGGACGCCGGCTATCGCGAGTCGGTGCTGCCGGCCGCGGTGCGCAAGCGCCTGGTGGTGGAAGCCTCCGGCTCCTTCGGCTGGCACAAGTACGTCGGCCTTGATGGGGACACCGTCTCGATCGACCGCTTCGGCGCCTCCGCTCCAGGTCCTGTCTGCCTGGAGAAGTTCGGCTTCACCGTGGAGAACGTGGTCGCGAAGGCCAAGGCGCTCTGA
- a CDS encoding glycosyltransferase family 2 protein, producing MATLERLSIVLPTYNERQNVGRILEELLPLKQRFDLEVLFVDDDSADGTADLVKQLAHGQAGVRLIRRVGRAGLASAIKEGILDATGDVIVVMDCDGQHEPAAVEAAVQALLSSGSDLVVGSRFHAEAAIHGLSEKRTRHSTWANTIARFSLPGYSRLTDFMSGFFALRPEATLRYVRRVDVNGFKFLYELLSISRGSLQVSEIPLDFQARVAGDSKLDLAIVWDLGVSILHTLLLRSIPRRAISFALVGLSGVAVQMLVVQALMEAAGLAFKQALPIAVVVAASSNYLINNALTFRFQRQQGAALLKGLLKFLLVASLPVLANVGVASTFYNLVSRNTLWAQLAGILVVFVWNYAASSRFVWNTP from the coding sequence ATGGCCACCCTGGAGCGTCTGTCGATCGTTTTACCGACGTACAACGAACGGCAGAACGTCGGGAGGATTCTGGAGGAACTGCTGCCATTGAAGCAACGCTTCGATCTTGAAGTGCTCTTCGTGGACGACGACTCGGCTGATGGCACGGCCGATCTGGTCAAACAGCTGGCCCATGGCCAAGCCGGTGTGCGCCTGATCCGTCGGGTCGGGCGCGCCGGTCTGGCCAGCGCCATCAAGGAAGGCATTCTCGATGCCACTGGTGATGTGATCGTCGTCATGGACTGCGATGGACAGCATGAGCCGGCTGCGGTTGAAGCCGCTGTACAGGCTCTACTAAGTAGCGGCAGCGATCTGGTGGTTGGCAGCCGCTTCCACGCTGAGGCCGCGATTCATGGCCTAAGTGAGAAACGCACCCGCCACTCCACCTGGGCAAACACAATCGCACGCTTCAGTCTTCCGGGCTACAGCCGGCTGACTGACTTCATGAGCGGCTTCTTTGCCCTACGCCCCGAGGCAACTCTGCGCTATGTACGGCGGGTGGATGTGAATGGATTCAAGTTTCTCTACGAGCTGCTCTCGATCAGCCGCGGTTCTTTGCAGGTTAGTGAAATCCCCCTGGACTTCCAGGCCCGAGTAGCTGGTGATTCCAAGCTGGATCTGGCAATCGTCTGGGATCTGGGGGTGTCAATCCTGCACACCCTGCTGCTGCGCTCGATACCCCGCCGCGCCATCAGCTTCGCCTTGGTGGGCCTGAGCGGAGTGGCGGTTCAGATGCTGGTGGTGCAGGCGCTGATGGAAGCGGCGGGGCTGGCCTTCAAGCAAGCACTGCCAATTGCGGTGGTGGTGGCCGCCAGCTCCAACTACCTGATCAATAACGCCCTGACCTTCCGCTTCCAGCGTCAACAGGGTGCAGCACTGCTGAAGGGCCTACTCAAGTTCCTGCTGGTGGCCTCCCTGCCGGTGCTGGCCAATGTGGGCGTGGCCTCAACGTTCTACAACCTGGTGTCCCGCAACACCTTATGGGCTCAACTGGCCGGCATCCTGGTGGTGTTCGTATGGAACTATGCGGCGTCCTCGCGTTTCGTATGGAACACGCCGTAA
- a CDS encoding IS256 family transposase produces the protein MPKTHAAVPELASLLDGSSAGELIPELARHGLQQLIELELAAFLGADWHERTEERLGHRNGYRPRTLTTQVGDLALQIPKLRAGSFLPSILEPRRRVDQALYAVIMEAYIGGVSTRKVDALVAALGSQSGISKSQVSRICQEIDQQVQAFLSRPLESSGYAYVYLDATYLKGRLGKAQQVCSRAVVVAMGVNEDGRRELLGLKVGDSETESFWAEFIAHLKERGLGGVRLVISDAHTGLTKAIRRQLQGSVWQRCRVHFARNLLQCIPKAHQGMVTAALRSVFAQESAEEIASRWDDLAASLAERFPKAAALMHGAKEDVLAFRPFPRDHWRKIWSTNLLERVNEEIKRRTRVVGIFPNDASITRLVGAVLLEQHEHWQLEGRRMFSAESMATIPELDAIPALQALST, from the coding sequence ATGCCCAAGACCCATGCTGCCGTACCTGAGCTGGCCTCGCTACTCGATGGCAGCAGTGCCGGGGAGCTGATCCCTGAACTGGCACGCCACGGCCTGCAGCAGCTGATCGAGCTGGAGCTCGCTGCCTTCCTCGGTGCGGACTGGCACGAGCGCACCGAGGAGCGGCTCGGCCACCGCAACGGCTACCGGCCTCGCACCCTGACCACCCAGGTGGGGGATCTGGCACTGCAGATCCCGAAACTGCGCGCGGGCAGCTTCCTCCCCTCGATCCTCGAACCCCGCCGCCGGGTTGATCAGGCCCTGTACGCGGTGATCATGGAGGCTTACATCGGTGGGGTCTCGACCCGCAAGGTCGATGCCCTGGTGGCGGCGCTCGGCTCCCAGAGCGGCATCTCCAAGTCGCAGGTGAGTCGCATCTGTCAGGAGATCGACCAGCAGGTGCAGGCGTTTCTGAGCCGGCCCCTGGAGAGCAGCGGCTACGCCTACGTCTATCTCGATGCCACCTACCTCAAGGGGCGGCTGGGCAAGGCTCAGCAGGTCTGCTCCCGCGCTGTCGTCGTCGCCATGGGGGTGAACGAGGATGGTCGCCGGGAGTTGCTGGGCCTCAAGGTCGGCGACAGCGAGACCGAGAGCTTCTGGGCGGAGTTCATCGCCCATCTCAAAGAACGGGGCCTGGGTGGCGTCAGGCTGGTGATCTCTGACGCCCACACCGGCCTCACCAAGGCGATCCGCCGCCAGCTGCAGGGAAGCGTCTGGCAGCGCTGCCGCGTCCATTTCGCCCGCAACCTGCTGCAGTGCATCCCCAAGGCTCACCAGGGCATGGTCACCGCCGCCCTGCGCAGCGTGTTCGCCCAGGAGAGCGCTGAGGAGATCGCGTCACGCTGGGACGATCTGGCCGCCTCGCTGGCGGAGCGCTTCCCCAAGGCCGCTGCGCTCATGCACGGCGCCAAGGAGGACGTGCTGGCTTTCCGGCCCTTCCCCAGGGACCACTGGCGCAAGATCTGGAGCACCAACCTGCTGGAGCGGGTCAACGAGGAAATCAAACGCCGCACCAGGGTCGTCGGCATCTTCCCCAACGACGCGTCGATCACCCGCCTGGTGGGCGCGGTACTGCTGGAGCAGCACGAGCACTGGCAGCTGGAGGGCCGGCGCATGTTCTCAGCCGAGAGCATGGCGACCATCCCGGAGCTGGATGCCATCCCTGCTCTCCAGGCCCTCAGCACCTGA
- a CDS encoding transposase, translating to MKPTYDTAVRDQVRQRMSPPNRESVAEIARSTGITTQTLYNWRSQWQKQGQLVPATTKPPEQWSALDKLAAVIQAAGLSGPDLGAFCRERGLYPKQLARWRQAAEDANGPSAPSMADQRELQRKNQELIRQNRRLQRELEKKEKALSEAATLLMLSKKLDQLWPRDEEQ from the coding sequence ATGAAACCGACCTATGACACCGCTGTGCGGGACCAAGTCCGCCAGCGCATGAGCCCGCCAAACCGGGAGAGCGTGGCCGAGATCGCCCGCTCTACCGGGATCACGACCCAGACCCTCTACAACTGGCGCAGCCAGTGGCAGAAGCAGGGTCAGCTCGTGCCAGCCACCACCAAGCCGCCAGAGCAGTGGAGCGCTCTCGACAAGCTGGCCGCTGTGATCCAGGCGGCCGGCCTGAGTGGCCCTGATCTCGGGGCCTTCTGCCGTGAGCGGGGCCTCTACCCCAAACAGCTTGCCCGCTGGCGGCAGGCCGCCGAGGATGCCAATGGCCCCAGCGCTCCGAGCATGGCTGATCAGCGAGAACTTCAGCGTAAGAATCAGGAGCTGATTCGCCAGAATCGCCGCTTACAACGCGAATTGGAGAAGAAGGAGAAGGCTCTCTCGGAGGCGGCAACACTGCTGATGCTCTCAAAAAAGCTCGATCAGCTGTGGCCACGGGACGAGGAACAATGA
- a CDS encoding IS3 family transposase, producing MIPPEDRSQLMELFREGLKEGASATAIADLIGICSRTLRRWGIAFQTHGFSQDRRKGSPRNVAHRFTPEERQRLIHIVNDPRFADLTPAQIVAILAEERIYVGSESTIYRIMRQEGLLNHRGRTRLPREPREVPVLEATGIHQVLAWDITLLPGPVKGQFYYLYMVMDVWSRRILGAEVHEHECSELASAFFDRVCRDEGISKETAAVLHSDNGAPMRSFTLAAKMAELGVSLSFSRPRVSNDNAYAESWFRTMKYHQSYPLRRFRDLLSVKAWVDGFVEWYNAEHRHSGIKYVTPNQRHYGQADAICAIRQQTYEEARQRHPQRWSRPPRNWLQPQVVSINHPRPQKPVAA from the coding sequence ATGATCCCGCCAGAGGATAGAAGTCAGCTGATGGAATTGTTCCGAGAAGGTCTCAAAGAAGGGGCTTCTGCCACGGCGATTGCAGATCTGATCGGTATCTGCTCACGCACGTTACGGCGCTGGGGCATTGCGTTCCAGACACATGGATTCAGCCAGGATCGCCGCAAAGGCTCTCCACGGAATGTGGCGCACCGATTCACACCAGAAGAGCGGCAGCGCTTAATTCACATCGTCAACGATCCGCGATTCGCGGACCTCACTCCCGCCCAGATCGTGGCCATCCTTGCCGAGGAGCGAATCTATGTGGGTTCAGAGTCCACGATTTACCGCATCATGCGGCAAGAGGGTCTGCTGAACCACCGTGGCAGAACCCGCCTGCCGCGTGAGCCCAGGGAGGTTCCGGTGTTGGAAGCAACGGGCATCCATCAAGTACTGGCCTGGGATATCACCCTCCTCCCCGGCCCCGTGAAGGGGCAGTTCTATTACCTCTACATGGTGATGGATGTATGGAGCCGGCGCATCCTCGGCGCAGAGGTGCATGAGCATGAATGTAGCGAGTTGGCCAGCGCATTCTTTGATCGTGTCTGCCGCGATGAAGGGATCAGCAAGGAGACTGCTGCGGTCCTGCACTCGGACAATGGCGCCCCCATGCGCTCATTCACTCTGGCGGCCAAGATGGCGGAGCTGGGGGTGTCGCTTTCGTTCTCGAGGCCACGCGTCAGCAATGACAACGCCTATGCCGAGTCGTGGTTCCGCACGATGAAATACCACCAGAGTTATCCGCTCAGGCGATTCCGGGATCTGCTTTCGGTGAAAGCCTGGGTGGATGGCTTTGTCGAGTGGTACAACGCTGAGCACCGGCACAGCGGCATCAAGTACGTGACGCCCAATCAGCGCCATTACGGCCAGGCTGACGCGATCTGCGCCATCCGCCAACAGACCTATGAGGAAGCTCGGCAGAGGCATCCTCAGCGCTGGAGCCGGCCACCCCGCAACTGGTTACAGCCACAGGTTGTGAGCATCAACCATCCGCGACCGCAGAAACCTGTGGCTGCTTGA